The Anolis sagrei isolate rAnoSag1 chromosome 6, rAnoSag1.mat, whole genome shotgun sequence genome includes the window TGAGATATACTACAGAGGTTTATtagtttgatatcattttaactTCATTCTGGAGAATCCTGGGATCTATCTTTCAATGGTGAGTTACACTAGGCTCTCCACTTTTGTGTGGCCCAGGACTTCACCAAAAGTGGGAAAACTAAGGACCTAatcacattagaaaatgaatccacttaaaatctggtttctgcatcctgcagaattctggggtttgtagttttgtgaggctattaaaggcacctccctaaactacaaaaccccagaattctgcaggaggcagaaaccagatttaaagtggattcattctctagtgtgatgaggtccattaatctctaagtcctccactcatggaatctctaggtctttcagcgcaattctgtggtcaatttcTGCCAGAGATCGGCCATAGAGTCATCCTACAAGACCTAAACATTTTTGTAgataatgttttaattgcatcaatataaaatcaaatgcACAAAAGTTAAATGTGCAAATGCAGGGGTCCAACGTTACTTAAGAGTTGTTTCTCAGGAGATCCAACCCACTCCTCTGTACTAGATCTTCCAAGATAGACTGATTTAGTTCTCAGTAGTTTTTCTCAGACTCATAATACTTGtgatctggcagatggtacagggtgacaaagacaaggacaaacagacttgAGAGATagtttttatcctagagctgtggctatgttgaactcagtgaatttgcattgatgtggcattgggggctctGTGGTGTTGCCtggggtgtggagggatgggtgtgtggTTTTGGTATGTGCTAGTGAAGGCATTTACTTTCATTGTGCAATAGTACAATAATAAAGCTATTCAGTACTTCAGGGGAATAAACTAGAcactctagggcaggggtcctcaaactaaggcccgggggccggatacggcccaccaagttcatttacccagcccttgctcagggtcaacctgtctgaaacgacttgaaagcacacctcaacaacaatcctatctcatcagccaaaagcagctctatacttcccattgaaatactaataagtttatgtttgttacaattgttcttcattttaattattgtattgtttttaagtggtttttgcactacaaataagatgcgtgcagtgtgcataggaattcattcatgctgtttcaaattataatccggccctcaaacagtttgagggactgtgacctggccctctgtttaaaaagtttgaggacccttgctctaggGGTAcattatactgtagaattagtgcagtttgaaatcactttaactgccagggctcgatgctatggaacctggaatttggcatttggtgaggcatcagcacgcTTTGgtagagatggctaaagaccttgtaaaactgcaactcctgtaattccatagcattgaaccatggcagttaaagtggcatcaagctgcattaattctacaatgtagaccagTCATTCCCAAACCGTGGTCCTCTATTGTGAATCTGCAACCTTCGGCCAAAGTGATTGAGGCTGCtcggagttgacatccaaaacacccggaggagcaGAATTTAGGAATTGCCAGTGTTGATGCAACCTGAGAGAAGCCCAAATATTTCATGAAACAAGAAATCTCCAGATTACTCAGGAAGCAATCCTGTTAATTAAAAtctgtataaaatgtataaaatgtagaTGCCCCCAAAGAGGCATATTTTCTcatattctctttctttttttcctgagcAGGTTAAGGCTCCAGAATCCTCCCCTTCTGTCCCAGTACTTCTCTCGTGCGCTGGAGAGGCTGCCAaggaagtccaaccttgaggagTACCAGCAGTTTATCAACATCTATGGCACGCACTATATCAGCCACGTCCGTTTGGGAGGGCGAGTGCGCCACCTCTTAGCTGTGCGCACTTGCACTATGGCCTTGGCAGGTTTCACCATTTCCAAGATCAAGGACTGCCTGAATTGGGAGGTTAGTCTGGGGCACGAATTGCTCTTTGGATCCAGTTCCCTCAAGTCCAAGTGCCAAGAGCTCTGGGGAGCGAAGGGCTGGGGAAACTTTTATGACATCTACAGTGGACAACGCACAGAGGTGGTGGGAGGAGACCAGCGAGTGGAGATGCTCTTCTCGCAAACTGGAGAAGTCCAGCGCTTTTCAGAATGGATGGAGACGGCAAAAACAAAGCCCGGTTTGATCTCGTTCTCCCTCCTACCTCTTCATATGTTGTTGCCCCGAACAGATCCAAGGAGGGACTTGTTGAAGCGAGCCGTTGTGGGTCATATCAGCCAGAGAGCCCTTAAGAGGGACTGCCCACAAGACTGCCCATCCTGGAGCACCCAAAACACAGAGAAGAGCTGCACATGTAAATGCCAAGCTGATGCCATCGTGAATGACATGTGCTGTGCCTGGGAACGAGGCCGGGCACGTCTCAGCTTCACCATTTCCACTGGTGCCAACCTTTGGGGCGATCAATTCACCGCCACCGACGCCTACGTCAAGGTTTTCTTCCAAGACCAGGAAAGGCGAACCAAGGTTGTCTGGAACAACAACCACCCCAACTGGACTGAAACTGTGGATTTTGGGGCTGTGACGCTGATGGACCACAACCCTTTTCTGGTGGAACTGTGGGACGATGACGTCTGGCATGATGACCTGCTGCAGAAATGTCGTGGCAATTTGGTGGCCGGAGGAGGCACCGTTGGGCTCACCTGTTATTCACGTTATGGACACATCGAATTTTCTTACTCGTTGGAGTGCGGACGCACCTTGGGAGGCCCCAGTTGCTATGACTATGTCCCCTTACAGCTGCCAACATCATATTTCAACAACACCAGTTCCCCATTCCGTGCTTTATCTTTGTCTCATATGTTTCAGGAAGACTTCCAACTGCAGAAGTAAAACAAACCCAAACGAAGCAAAGGATAAGACTGGAACAAAGCCGCTTAGCAAGTGAGGCAAATGCAAgactgataacactatgtaactcaatttttgttcctgggttataaatggcatttcttaattcagtggctctcaaccttcctaatgcagtgaccccttaatgcagttcctcatgttgtgatgacccccaaacataaaattattttcgttgctacttcataactgtaattttgctactgttatggatcgtaatgtaaatatctgatatgcaggatgaattttcattcactccacaaaattgagcacaaatacccaatacgtacAAATTTAAATACCGGTGGcattgggagggggattgattttgtcatttgggagttgtagttgctgggatttatagttcacctgaaaaggtctttgagtgaaatttccaaatgctaagcaaggggatTTGAaggaaattaacagcaaaagagaaatataccctttctctgtagaaaaagagcaacacggaagaaaatgtttttaagaaacaagatatgACATGCAGAGGTCATgcaaagttcaagcctacataggaagttgtgttgtggttaagttcaaaggttgtggttaagcgcagagcctgcaggtacaagaaggtactttccatcaaaaggtcaagggagaggggctagaAAGAGAatactttccatgaccaaaaaaaatgttcttgtttacttgagggtaTATAACGGTGTACAAAAGCCAAGGGGGCGCTTTGGCCACACATCTCTATTTTAAATGTAAACTGGAAATTCAATAAAGATTTAATGGgggaaaaaaagccaaaggggcgcggcagtcacttgaagggtagcatctgcgtatgctgccaggctgtccgtcttgttcatgaagaaactaaaataaaccttgtttttaaatctttttttgggactgtctccttccttacgtgctcatgtgatgtggacctaagaagacccaatttgttgagaggtaattcgatgtccctgcctgcttcctctttgttgttgtgctgttgcaattttttaatagtggtagccagattttgttcattttcatggtttcctcctttctgttgaaattgtccacatgcttgtgtatttcaatggcttctctgtgtagtctgacatggtagttgtgagagtggtccagcatttctgtgttctcaaataaaatgctgtgtccaggttggttcatcgggtgctctgctatggctgacatctATGCTATGCtatgacatctaatcacctctcaacaaaagtttgctccaggcacagtcagaccattgtatgctaatcaaggtggtcagttgaaacattcacacctagctccagcagacaagagtcctttgtctcaccctggtcattccacattcctttttcctagttccaacagacctcactacctcagaggatgcttgccatagatgcaggcgaaacgtcaggaggaaatgcctctagaaaaaacctacaacaacccagtgattgcggctatgaaagccttcgactatacaaggacaattatatgttatttatttatcgtgtcatcagcaaccattgtattacaattctaacagagtaaaacaaacacacagattaaaaagaaaaaggga containing:
- the LOC132777711 gene encoding perforin-1-like — translated: MKDPTRTTMSKHHLFLDSLLLLLSFFQPVATGHCQLFPRSICRKSAPFVPGYNFIGEGVDITTLARKGAYVVDASRWHGPNGTCTLCRNPLMDGQLQRLPLTSVDWRAHGNCHRQVSSSVENSDVDVAHAMAKDVSNDWEIELGLPTEAPNDGLKELGISKARIAFAGSQSQMTLYAHDKSLRDRHSFVKQEISCEYYRLRLQNPPLLSQYFSRALERLPRKSNLEEYQQFINIYGTHYISHVRLGGRVRHLLAVRTCTMALAGFTISKIKDCLNWEVSLGHELLFGSSSLKSKCQELWGAKGWGNFYDIYSGQRTEVVGGDQRVEMLFSQTGEVQRFSEWMETAKTKPGLISFSLLPLHMLLPRTDPRRDLLKRAVVGHISQRALKRDCPQDCPSWSTQNTEKSCTCKCQADAIVNDMCCAWERGRARLSFTISTGANLWGDQFTATDAYVKVFFQDQERRTKVVWNNNHPNWTETVDFGAVTLMDHNPFLVELWDDDVWHDDLLQKCRGNLVAGGGTVGLTCYSRYGHIEFSYSLECGRTLGGPSCYDYVPLQLPTSYFNNTSSPFRALSLSHMFQEDFQLQK